From the Desulfovibrio sp. JY genome, one window contains:
- a CDS encoding flagellar motor protein MotB, translated as MAKNSDQGKTVIIYRESEGEHGGHHGGSWKVAYADFVTALMAFFLLLWLVVSLKPKTKQELSLVFQDKNVPSKEKVQNLEKVPTFISPDAIKGSPEFKLSQENKLKYEIALLIKELITSDLNVRKNSGVSNDSSGVMMQVNNGVMFKPGSAELTPTARKVLDGVAKILRDYKINLTVRGFADDDEKGGPYPSKWELSAARAAAATRYLAETTGIPTTRLRAVGLADSQPLVPPTSPANKARNRRIEFFYTSPDMRPAERSQDGP; from the coding sequence GTGGCAAAAAATAGCGACCAGGGCAAAACCGTCATCATCTACCGCGAATCCGAGGGCGAGCACGGCGGGCACCACGGCGGATCATGGAAGGTGGCCTACGCCGACTTCGTCACGGCGCTGATGGCCTTTTTCCTGCTCCTGTGGCTGGTGGTGTCGCTCAAGCCCAAGACCAAGCAGGAACTGTCCCTGGTTTTCCAGGACAAGAACGTGCCCTCCAAGGAAAAAGTCCAGAACCTGGAAAAGGTGCCGACCTTCATCAGCCCCGACGCCATCAAGGGGTCGCCTGAATTCAAACTGTCCCAGGAAAACAAGCTCAAGTACGAAATCGCCCTGCTCATCAAGGAACTCATCACCTCGGACCTCAACGTCCGGAAAAATTCCGGCGTGTCCAACGACTCCTCGGGCGTGATGATGCAGGTCAACAACGGCGTCATGTTCAAGCCCGGCTCGGCCGAGCTGACCCCGACAGCCCGAAAGGTCCTCGACGGCGTGGCCAAGATCCTGCGCGACTACAAGATCAACCTGACCGTGCGCGGTTTCGCCGACGACGACGAAAAAGGCGGCCCCTACCCGTCCAAATGGGAGCTCTCCGCCGCCCGGGCCGCCGCCGCCACACGCTACCTGGCCGAAACGACCGGCATCCCCACGACGCGCCTTCGGGCCGTGGGACTGGCCGACAGCCAGCCGCTGGTGCCCCCCACCTCGCCGGCCAACAAGGCCCGCAACCGGCGCATCGAATTTTTCTACACCAGCCCCGACATGCGCCCGGCCGAACGCTCCCAGGACGGACCATAG
- the motA gene encoding flagellar motor stator protein MotA has protein sequence MFVIIGIVVVLGCVIGGFLLEGGHMGVLMQPIELLIIGGAALGSFLISAPKSVVVGTFKHILHVFSGKEASAADYQDLLTLLFELMNIARRDGIVALEPHVSKPEQSSTINRYPNIAKNKQLAYFICDNIKALLSEGIDAHRYDDLMRTDIATLHHHAMIAPSAVTRVADSLPGLGIVAAVLGIVLTMGKINEPPEVLGHSIGAALVGTFLGILMCYGFVGPMASNLEYQAKAQQHMLLVAKDVLAAFNSGFSPMLSVEMGRRAIPDDVRPTMEDMEGALRGKK, from the coding sequence ATGTTCGTTATCATCGGCATCGTTGTCGTCCTTGGCTGCGTCATCGGCGGCTTCCTTCTGGAAGGCGGCCATATGGGCGTGCTCATGCAGCCCATCGAACTGCTCATCATCGGCGGCGCGGCCCTCGGCTCCTTTCTCATCTCCGCGCCCAAGTCCGTGGTCGTCGGCACCTTCAAGCACATCCTGCACGTGTTCTCGGGCAAGGAAGCCTCGGCCGCCGACTACCAGGACCTGCTCACCCTGCTTTTCGAGCTCATGAACATCGCCCGCCGCGACGGCATCGTGGCGCTCGAGCCCCACGTCTCCAAGCCCGAGCAGTCCTCCACCATCAACCGCTACCCCAACATCGCCAAAAACAAGCAGCTGGCCTACTTCATCTGCGACAACATCAAGGCCCTGCTCTCGGAAGGCATCGACGCCCATCGCTACGACGACCTCATGCGCACCGACATCGCCACCCTGCACCACCACGCCATGATCGCGCCCTCGGCCGTCACCCGGGTGGCCGACTCGCTGCCGGGACTCGGCATCGTGGCCGCGGTGCTCGGCATCGTTTTGACCATGGGCAAGATCAACGAGCCGCCCGAGGTCCTCGGCCACAGCATCGGCGCGGCCCTGGTCGGCACCTTCCTCGGCATCCTCATGTGCTACGGCTTCGTCGGCCCCATGGCCTCCAACCTGGAGTACCAGGCCAAGGCCCAGCAGCACATGCTGCTCGTGGCCAAGGACGTGCTGGCGGCGTTCAACTCGGGCTTTTCCCCGATGCTCTCCGTGGAGATGGGCCGCCGGGCCATTCCCGACGACGTGCGCCCGACCATGGAGGACATGGAGGGGGCGCTTCGTGGCAAAAAATAG
- the secA gene encoding preprotein translocase subunit SecA yields the protein MLKTIARKIVGSRNERYLKGLRPLVAAINAFEPQVKALSDDEMRTRVAELRQEVANGRSLDDILPETFALVREGSMRSLGMRHFDVQLIGGITLHQGKIAEMKTGEGKTLVATLPIVLNALSGKGVHLITVNDYLAKRDAAWMGKLYNFLGLSVGTIVHGLEDPERQAAYGADITYGTNNEFGFDYLRDNMKFYKEQLVQRELNFAIVDEVDSILIDEARTPLIISGQAEDSSTLYARIDAFIPVLRKETDFTIDEKARTVLLTDDGVARMEEVLKIDNLYDAANITLQHHVLQALKAHHIFQRDVDYVVKDGEVLIVDEFTGRLMPGRRYSDGLHQALEAKEHVDVEAENQTLATITFQNYFRMYKKLGGMTGTADTEAVEFREIYNLEVISIPTNQPMIRKDFPDLVYKTQHEKFAAIAKDVKELHGRGQPVLVGTVSIEKSELLSGLLKKSGVPHDVLNAKNHEKEAEIVAQAGHAGRVTIATNMAGRGTDIVLGEGVTDLGGLHILGTERHESRRIDNQLRGRSGRQGDPGSSRFYLALDDDLMRLFGSDRLKGIMDKLGMEDGEPIENRMVSRAIENAQKRVEAHNFEIRKQLLEYDNVMNQQREVIYSRRRELMGTSEPETFVTGAIEEIVDEIFAPLMAAKGSPEPEGLETAASLIEDLLDLKVEIKTGDEAEKQAVLDAALSRQKELSDVAGEQYREIARYFLLDSLDRNWKEHLLSMDHLRDGIGLRGYGQKDPKQEYKREGFELFQELVYSIRDAAIRALSRVQIRNEMREQEFQHKDETANLRYSGAETGEAPKKAPKRRNEPKVGRNDPCPCGSGKKYKKCCGAK from the coding sequence ATGCTCAAGACCATAGCCCGAAAAATCGTCGGGTCCAGAAACGAACGCTATCTCAAGGGGCTGCGCCCGCTGGTCGCGGCCATAAACGCCTTCGAGCCGCAGGTCAAAGCGCTCTCCGACGACGAGATGCGCACCCGCGTGGCCGAACTGCGCCAGGAAGTGGCGAACGGCCGCAGCCTGGACGACATCCTGCCCGAGACCTTCGCCCTGGTGCGCGAAGGCTCGATGCGCTCCCTTGGCATGCGCCACTTCGACGTGCAGCTCATCGGCGGCATCACCCTGCACCAGGGCAAGATCGCCGAGATGAAGACCGGTGAAGGTAAAACCCTCGTCGCCACGTTGCCCATCGTCCTAAACGCCCTGTCCGGCAAGGGCGTGCACCTGATCACCGTCAACGACTACCTGGCCAAGCGCGACGCCGCCTGGATGGGCAAGCTCTACAACTTCCTGGGCCTCTCCGTCGGCACCATCGTCCACGGCCTCGAGGACCCCGAGCGCCAGGCCGCCTACGGCGCGGACATCACCTACGGCACCAACAACGAGTTCGGCTTCGACTACTTGCGCGACAACATGAAGTTCTACAAGGAACAGCTCGTGCAGCGCGAACTCAACTTCGCCATCGTCGACGAAGTGGACTCCATCCTCATCGACGAAGCCAGAACCCCGCTTATCATCTCCGGCCAGGCCGAGGACTCCTCGACCCTCTACGCCCGCATCGACGCGTTCATTCCCGTACTGCGCAAGGAGACGGACTTCACCATCGACGAGAAGGCCCGCACCGTCCTTTTAACCGACGACGGCGTGGCCCGCATGGAAGAAGTGCTCAAGATCGACAACCTCTACGACGCCGCCAACATCACGCTCCAGCACCATGTGCTCCAGGCGCTCAAAGCCCACCACATCTTCCAGCGCGACGTGGACTACGTGGTGAAAGACGGCGAGGTCCTCATCGTCGACGAGTTCACCGGCCGCCTCATGCCCGGCCGGCGCTACTCCGACGGCCTGCACCAGGCGCTCGAGGCCAAGGAACACGTGGACGTGGAGGCCGAAAACCAGACGCTGGCCACCATCACCTTCCAGAACTACTTCCGCATGTACAAGAAGCTTGGCGGCATGACCGGCACGGCCGACACCGAAGCCGTGGAATTCCGCGAGATCTACAACCTGGAAGTCATCTCCATCCCCACCAACCAGCCCATGATCCGCAAGGACTTCCCGGACCTCGTCTACAAGACCCAGCACGAGAAGTTCGCGGCCATCGCCAAGGACGTCAAGGAACTGCACGGCCGCGGCCAGCCGGTCCTGGTCGGCACGGTGTCCATCGAGAAATCGGAGCTGCTCTCGGGCCTGCTCAAGAAATCCGGCGTGCCCCACGACGTCTTAAACGCGAAAAATCACGAGAAGGAAGCCGAGATCGTGGCCCAGGCCGGCCACGCCGGCCGCGTGACCATCGCCACCAACATGGCCGGCCGCGGCACGGACATCGTGCTCGGCGAGGGCGTCACCGACCTCGGCGGCCTGCACATCCTCGGCACCGAGCGCCACGAGTCCCGGCGCATCGACAACCAGTTGCGCGGCCGTTCCGGCCGTCAGGGCGACCCAGGCTCCTCGCGCTTCTACCTGGCCCTCGACGACGACCTCATGCGCCTTTTCGGCTCCGACCGCCTCAAGGGCATCATGGACAAGCTCGGCATGGAAGACGGCGAGCCCATCGAGAACCGCATGGTCTCCCGGGCCATCGAGAACGCCCAGAAGCGGGTGGAAGCCCACAACTTCGAAATCCGCAAGCAGCTGCTCGAATACGACAACGTCATGAACCAGCAGCGCGAGGTCATCTACTCCCGCCGCCGCGAACTCATGGGGACCTCCGAGCCCGAAACCTTCGTCACGGGCGCCATCGAGGAGATCGTGGACGAGATCTTCGCGCCCCTGATGGCGGCCAAGGGAAGTCCCGAGCCCGAGGGGCTGGAAACGGCCGCCTCGCTCATCGAGGACCTGCTGGACCTCAAGGTGGAGATCAAAACCGGCGACGAGGCCGAAAAGCAGGCCGTGCTCGACGCGGCCCTGTCCCGGCAGAAGGAACTGTCCGACGTGGCCGGGGAGCAGTACCGGGAGATCGCCCGCTACTTCCTGCTCGACAGCCTGGACCGGAACTGGAAGGAGCATCTGCTCTCCATGGACCACCTGCGCGACGGCATCGGCCTTCGCGGCTACGGCCAGAAGGACCCCAAGCAGGAGTACAAGCGCGAGGGCTTCGAGTTGTTCCAGGAGCTTGTCTACAGCATCCGCGACGCCGCCATCCGGGCCCTTTCCCGGGTGCAGATCAGAAACGAGATGCGCGAGCAGGAGTTCCAGCACAAGGACGAGACGGCCAACCTCCGGTACTCGGGCGCGGAAACGGGCGAGGCCCCCAAAAAGGCCCCCAAACGCCGCAACGAGCCCAAGGTCGGCCGCAACGATCCCTGTCCCTGCGGCAGCGGCAAGAAATACAAGAAATGCTGCGGCGCCAAATAG
- a CDS encoding (Fe-S)-binding protein, protein MAEELTPVHCLHGQGRRPECILCGRCLPACPLFIATGREELSPRSKFFLARAVAEGRAELSKKAADILATVCLSCGKCENACPLGLCGPDLVAELRASHPGFAGFLWKLWIEQAGLMWPLARTLTKLVPGKVPVETVSRAKAAIEAMGAGKAPEPWIFPETFETAHAGKKCVIFAGCVAEHANPQWKKTAKRLLTGLGLDVLPDPGFTCCGCTLGHAGAPEAQAAMQQQNIEAWRKAGRPLMVVFCATCRCGLRAYARKDLGLAMDEIGLWRENLVSLAELMGDTSFRLGEAAPAHVRYHRPCHGAGGNQDLTFLRRAMGDRIVFKESETPCCGFGGLTKLTSPELSDAVAAHALAVYDPAPGDQIVTGCAGCVTQLRSVAPKEITVGHWLECIG, encoded by the coding sequence GTGGCCGAAGAGCTTACCCCCGTCCATTGCCTGCACGGCCAGGGCCGCCGCCCGGAATGCATCCTGTGCGGCCGTTGCCTGCCCGCCTGTCCCCTTTTCATCGCCACCGGCCGCGAGGAGCTCTCGCCGCGTTCCAAATTTTTCCTGGCCCGGGCCGTGGCCGAAGGACGGGCCGAGCTGTCCAAAAAGGCCGCCGACATCCTGGCCACGGTCTGCCTGTCCTGCGGCAAGTGCGAAAATGCCTGTCCGCTGGGGCTTTGCGGCCCGGATCTGGTGGCCGAGCTGCGCGCCTCGCACCCGGGTTTCGCCGGTTTCCTCTGGAAGCTGTGGATCGAGCAGGCCGGGCTCATGTGGCCGCTGGCCCGGACCCTGACCAAGCTCGTGCCCGGCAAGGTGCCTGTGGAAACCGTCAGCCGGGCCAAGGCCGCCATCGAGGCCATGGGCGCGGGCAAGGCCCCGGAACCCTGGATTTTCCCTGAGACCTTCGAGACCGCCCACGCCGGCAAAAAGTGCGTGATCTTCGCCGGTTGCGTGGCCGAGCACGCCAACCCGCAGTGGAAGAAAACCGCCAAAAGGCTGCTGACCGGCCTTGGCCTCGACGTGCTGCCCGATCCCGGGTTCACCTGCTGCGGCTGCACGCTCGGCCATGCCGGCGCGCCCGAGGCCCAGGCCGCCATGCAGCAGCAGAATATCGAGGCCTGGCGCAAGGCCGGCCGGCCGCTGATGGTGGTTTTCTGCGCCACCTGCCGTTGCGGGCTGCGGGCCTACGCCCGCAAGGACCTGGGGCTGGCCATGGACGAAATCGGGCTGTGGCGCGAAAATCTCGTCTCCCTGGCCGAGCTCATGGGCGACACGTCCTTTCGCCTCGGCGAGGCGGCCCCGGCGCACGTGCGCTACCACCGCCCCTGCCACGGGGCCGGCGGCAACCAGGACCTCACCTTTTTGCGCCGGGCCATGGGGGACCGCATTGTCTTTAAGGAATCCGAAACCCCGTGCTGCGGCTTCGGGGGACTGACCAAACTGACCTCGCCGGAACTGTCCGACGCCGTGGCGGCCCATGCCCTGGCCGTCTACGATCCGGCCCCGGGCGACCAGATCGTCACCGGCTGCGCCGGCTGCGTCACCCAGCTGCGCAGCGTCGCCCCCAAGGAAATTACCGTCGGGCACTGGCTGGAGTGCATCGGCTGA
- a CDS encoding FAD-binding protein, giving the protein MTSHPTLSQTARRFIERVFPGDAAVFTPEETLVYGTDASRRFAPPAAAVRPDSLEQVKELLAFAQAERIPILPRGRATNTVGDCVPVAGGIVVSTARLGRILEIDPDDFVAVVEPGVVTGDLQAAIAPQKLFYAPDPASVKFSTVGGNAATCAGGMRAVKYGVTRDHILGIEAVLPGGQVLTTGGRTHKNVVGLDLTRLFVGSEGTLGLFTKLTLKLLPLPQATATLAVAYASIDAALTAAGDVFRAGILPVALEMLGHEAMKAVAAINAVPWPADAGAALFVRVDGSPEAVAADVALIERATAAAGPVWTERAVTPEAEENLWELRRLLNPASFKAAPDKISDDVTVPRGKLREAAAAIKTIGEEERVRILLFGHVGDGNLHVNIMHDAAKPDEHARAQNARERILMRCLKLRGTLSGEHGVGLSKLPFLDRQLDDGQRGILRRVKAVFDPAGIMNPQKAY; this is encoded by the coding sequence ATGACTTCCCATCCCACGCTTTCCCAGACGGCCCGGCGCTTCATCGAGCGCGTCTTCCCCGGCGACGCGGCCGTTTTCACCCCGGAAGAGACCCTCGTGTACGGCACCGACGCCTCGCGCCGCTTCGCCCCCCCGGCCGCGGCCGTGCGGCCGGACAGCCTCGAACAGGTGAAGGAACTGCTGGCCTTCGCCCAGGCCGAACGCATCCCCATCCTGCCCCGGGGCCGGGCCACCAACACCGTGGGCGACTGCGTGCCGGTGGCCGGGGGCATCGTGGTGTCCACGGCGCGCCTGGGCCGCATTCTCGAAATCGACCCGGACGACTTCGTGGCCGTGGTCGAGCCGGGCGTGGTCACGGGCGACCTGCAGGCGGCCATCGCGCCGCAAAAGCTCTTTTACGCCCCGGACCCGGCCAGCGTGAAATTTTCCACCGTGGGCGGCAACGCCGCCACCTGCGCCGGCGGGATGCGGGCCGTCAAATACGGCGTGACCCGCGACCACATCCTCGGCATCGAGGCGGTGCTGCCCGGCGGGCAGGTGCTGACGACCGGCGGGCGCACCCACAAAAACGTGGTCGGCCTGGACCTGACGCGCCTTTTCGTGGGCTCGGAAGGGACGCTTGGGCTTTTCACCAAGCTGACGCTCAAACTGTTGCCCCTGCCCCAGGCCACGGCCACCCTGGCCGTGGCCTATGCGAGCATCGACGCGGCGCTTACCGCCGCCGGCGACGTCTTTCGGGCCGGCATCCTGCCCGTGGCGCTGGAAATGCTCGGGCACGAGGCCATGAAGGCCGTGGCCGCCATAAACGCCGTGCCCTGGCCGGCCGACGCCGGGGCCGCGCTTTTCGTGCGCGTGGACGGCTCGCCCGAGGCCGTGGCCGCCGACGTGGCCCTGATCGAGCGGGCGACGGCCGCGGCCGGCCCGGTCTGGACCGAGCGGGCCGTCACCCCCGAGGCCGAGGAAAATCTGTGGGAGTTGCGCCGGCTGCTCAACCCGGCGTCGTTTAAAGCCGCGCCGGACAAGATCAGCGACGACGTGACCGTGCCGCGCGGCAAGCTGCGCGAGGCCGCCGCCGCGATCAAAACCATCGGCGAGGAAGAGCGCGTGCGCATCCTGCTCTTCGGCCATGTGGGCGACGGCAACCTCCACGTCAACATCATGCACGATGCCGCCAAGCCCGACGAGCATGCCCGGGCCCAGAACGCCCGCGAACGCATCCTCATGCGCTGCCTGAAACTGCGGGGCACGCTCTCCGGCGAACACGGGGTGGGCTTGTCCAAGCTGCCCTTTCTCGACCGGCAGCTCGATGACGGCCAGCGCGGGATATTGCGCCGCGTCAAGGCCGTCTTCGACCCGGCCGGCATCATGAATCCCCAAAAGGCGTACTGA
- the smpB gene encoding SsrA-binding protein SmpB → MTAKESGEKLVAQNKKARHLYEFLEKYEAGMVLTGSEVKSLRAGRVSFKDGYVKFENDEAYLVGVHIGVYENAGYAGHEPERRRKLLLHTAEIRTLRIKVEQKGLTVVPVRVYFKNGRAKTEIALARGKKVFDRRDDLKNRDLDRDAARELARH, encoded by the coding sequence ATGACAGCCAAGGAATCGGGCGAAAAACTCGTCGCCCAAAATAAAAAAGCCCGACACCTGTATGAGTTTCTCGAAAAGTACGAGGCCGGGATGGTGCTTACCGGTTCCGAGGTGAAATCGCTTCGGGCCGGCCGCGTCAGCTTCAAGGACGGATACGTCAAATTCGAGAACGACGAGGCCTACCTCGTCGGCGTACATATCGGGGTGTACGAGAACGCCGGCTATGCCGGCCACGAACCGGAACGCAGGCGCAAGCTCCTGCTCCACACGGCCGAGATCCGCACGCTTCGGATCAAGGTGGAGCAAAAGGGGCTGACCGTGGTGCCGGTGCGGGTCTATTTCAAAAACGGTCGGGCCAAGACGGAAATCGCCCTGGCCCGGGGCAAGAAGGTCTTCGACCGCCGCGACGACCTGAAAAACCGGGACCTCGACCGCGACGCGGCCAGGGAACTGGCCCGGCATTAG
- the ptsP gene encoding phosphoenolpyruvate--protein phosphotransferase, giving the protein MTTLKGIPVSAGISIGRAFFLNRSGVGPLPRQTLTEAMLPAEISRLERAFEQFRSEIEQARDRIPAELKEHTLILDSHLMILKDPKLAGAARNYIKKLSINAEWALDKAVDDLEKAFAALDDPYFRDRIQDVRTVAGRVLARLAGQTGGTRAIENRVVLMAHDISPADTASLQTDKIMALVTVQGGKTSHTGILARTLGIPAVVGVTELEREVRDGDLVVVDGLRGVVLLSPGEEELARLSDLKYQFEAYQAGIMRGCHLPGETIDGYRIKVKANIEMLDEVSTVVNNGGEGIGLYRTEYSYMNRSKLPTEDELYQEYLDLATIMSPRRVTLRTLDAGADKFVSTLGSLDERNPALGLRAIRLCMRHRDIFKTQLRAILRASLAGNISVMFPMISGLREIRQAKALLAEAKAELRQEGSRFEADMPVGIMMELPSAVMIAEILAREVDFFSIGTNDLIQYSLGIDRTNRFVSHMYQPLHPAVVRSIKHVVDAAHQAGIEVSLCGEMASDPFCVPILMGMQIDCISLTPQAIPGIKRIIRQATMDDCKKLLKLVLESPSVSRTNALVQETIFRQFPDELMFYSSLLDREDGAAS; this is encoded by the coding sequence ATGACGACGCTTAAAGGCATTCCCGTTTCGGCCGGAATCTCCATCGGACGGGCCTTTTTCCTCAATCGCTCGGGCGTTGGCCCCCTGCCCCGCCAGACCCTGACCGAAGCCATGCTGCCGGCCGAAATCAGCCGCCTGGAACGGGCCTTCGAGCAGTTCAGAAGCGAGATCGAGCAGGCCCGCGACCGTATTCCGGCCGAGCTCAAGGAGCACACGCTCATCCTCGACTCGCACCTGATGATCCTGAAGGACCCGAAACTGGCCGGAGCGGCCCGCAATTACATCAAAAAGCTCTCCATCAACGCCGAGTGGGCCCTGGACAAGGCCGTGGACGACCTGGAAAAGGCCTTCGCCGCCCTCGACGATCCCTATTTCCGCGACCGCATCCAGGACGTGCGCACCGTGGCCGGCCGGGTGCTGGCCAGACTGGCCGGACAGACCGGCGGCACCCGGGCCATCGAAAACCGGGTCGTGCTCATGGCCCACGACATTTCCCCGGCCGATACCGCAAGCCTCCAGACCGACAAGATCATGGCCCTGGTCACGGTCCAGGGCGGCAAGACCTCCCATACCGGCATCCTGGCCCGCACGCTGGGCATCCCGGCCGTGGTCGGGGTCACGGAGCTCGAACGTGAGGTGCGCGACGGCGACCTGGTGGTGGTGGACGGGCTGCGCGGCGTGGTGCTGCTCTCCCCGGGCGAGGAGGAACTGGCCAGGCTTTCCGACCTCAAATACCAGTTCGAGGCCTACCAGGCCGGCATCATGCGCGGCTGCCACCTGCCCGGCGAGACCATCGACGGCTACCGCATCAAGGTCAAAGCCAACATCGAGATGCTCGACGAGGTGTCGACCGTGGTCAACAACGGCGGCGAGGGCATCGGGCTCTACCGCACCGAATATTCCTACATGAACCGGTCGAAGCTGCCGACCGAGGACGAACTTTACCAGGAATACCTGGACCTTGCCACGATCATGTCGCCAAGGCGGGTCACGCTTCGCACCCTGGACGCCGGCGCGGACAAGTTCGTCTCCACCCTGGGTTCCCTCGACGAGCGCAACCCGGCCCTGGGGCTTCGGGCCATACGCCTGTGCATGCGCCACCGCGACATCTTTAAGACCCAGTTGCGGGCCATTTTGCGGGCCTCGCTGGCCGGCAACATCTCGGTCATGTTCCCCATGATCTCGGGCCTGCGGGAAATCCGGCAGGCCAAGGCGCTCCTGGCCGAAGCCAAGGCCGAGCTGCGCCAGGAAGGCAGCCGCTTCGAGGCCGACATGCCCGTCGGCATCATGATGGAGCTGCCCTCGGCCGTGATGATCGCCGAGATCCTGGCCCGGGAGGTCGATTTCTTCAGCATCGGCACCAACGACCTCATCCAGTATTCGCTCGGCATCGACCGCACCAACCGCTTCGTCTCCCACATGTACCAGCCCCTGCACCCGGCCGTGGTCAGGAGCATCAAGCACGTGGTCGACGCGGCCCACCAGGCCGGCATCGAGGTGAGCTTGTGCGGCGAAATGGCCTCCGATCCCTTTTGCGTGCCCATCCTCATGGGCATGCAGATCGACTGCATAAGCCTCACGCCCCAGGCCATTCCCGGCATCAAGCGCATCATTCGCCAGGCCACCATGGACGACTGCAAAAAACTGCTTAAATTGGTCCTGGAAAGTCCGTCGGTCTCCCGGACCAACGCCCTGGTCCAGGAAACCATTTTCCGGCAGTTCCCGGACGAGCTGATGTTTTACTCCTCCCTGCTCGACCGCGAGGATGGCGCGGCGTCGTGA
- a CDS encoding HPr family phosphocarrier protein: protein MTNQTNDTGAMALDDITPTDTGFALTVRVLNEQGLHARPAAKLAQEAQKFPCDISLSMGGETVDAKSILDILTLAAGNGTELELRASGPEAEAALVSLATLIRNRFR from the coding sequence ATGACCAACCAAACCAACGATACGGGCGCGATGGCCCTCGACGACATAACGCCCACGGATACGGGCTTCGCGCTGACCGTGCGCGTGCTCAACGAGCAGGGACTCCACGCCCGCCCGGCGGCCAAGCTGGCCCAGGAGGCGCAGAAGTTCCCCTGTGACATAAGCCTCTCCATGGGGGGGGAAACCGTTGACGCCAAGAGCATCCTCGATATCCTCACCCTGGCCGCGGGCAACGGAACCGAGTTGGAACTGCGGGCCAGCGGCCCGGAGGCCGAGGCGGCCCTGGTGAGCCTCGCCACGCTTATCCGCAACCGTTTCCGGTAG
- a CDS encoding PTS system mannose/fructose/sorbose family transporter subunit IID produces the protein MGDLREELSARTLSACFLRCYLVGAAYNTRGLQHVGLAYAMEPGLTVLYPDPDKRDAVFARYLDLYNTHFFWTPLLVGLFLSLEAKIAKGILPAEMLDNVKTTTAFTLSAIGDTFFSASVMGLWGLSAACLVAGGRYVALGILASGLFLAAQVFKAATFRAGYREGFHVLRRLKRWDMVNLGRKIKLVNAGLLTVFWMLAHPLGQAASMSDAVLIGILAAWAATRPSVSREIALLVLAAGWVLLRSIGPI, from the coding sequence TTGGGGGACTTACGCGAAGAGTTGAGCGCCAGGACGCTTTCGGCTTGTTTCCTGCGTTGCTACCTGGTCGGCGCCGCCTACAACACGCGCGGGTTGCAGCACGTGGGGCTGGCCTACGCCATGGAGCCGGGACTGACGGTTTTGTATCCCGACCCGGACAAACGCGACGCCGTGTTCGCCCGCTACCTCGACCTGTACAACACCCATTTTTTCTGGACGCCGCTTTTGGTCGGGCTGTTTCTGTCCCTGGAGGCCAAAATCGCCAAGGGGATTCTGCCGGCCGAAATGCTTGACAACGTCAAGACCACGACGGCATTCACCCTGTCCGCCATTGGCGACACGTTTTTTTCCGCCAGCGTCATGGGCCTGTGGGGGCTGTCCGCCGCCTGTCTGGTGGCCGGGGGCCGCTACGTCGCCCTGGGCATTCTCGCGAGCGGCCTGTTCCTGGCGGCCCAGGTCTTCAAGGCGGCGACATTTCGAGCCGGCTACCGGGAAGGATTCCATGTGCTGCGCCGGCTCAAGCGTTGGGATATGGTCAACCTCGGCCGCAAGATCAAGCTGGTCAACGCCGGGCTTTTGACCGTGTTCTGGATGCTCGCCCATCCGCTGGGACAGGCGGCATCCATGTCCGACGCCGTACTGATCGGCATTCTGGCGGCCTGGGCCGCCACCCGGCCGTCGGTTTCCCGGGAGATCGCGCTGCTGGTCCTGGCCGCGGGCTGGGTCCTCTTGCGCTCCATCGGGCCGATCTGA